One window from the genome of Corynebacterium sp. SCR221107 encodes:
- a CDS encoding MFS transporter, with translation MKNEAKSSQVPFGKAVALWATACAVYIVAITGRTSFGVAGVEAIDRFHIDASRLAVFTSVQVGVYALAQVPVGMLIDRLGARRLLFYGALVMAAGQMVLGLAPSYAVAIAARVLVGAGDATAFLSVMRLLPLLFPVRRTPLFSQLTGGMGQIGQFLSAVPLLQAVHAFGWSWAFVGLGAVGVIVAAAGYVFLSGTDQAASASKNAGGRGMLGAVRQVLARPVVWQAVFIHWTAMMPISLFLLMWGVPMMRLGMGLSTAQIGTVLTLVTVASVAAGPVHGVISARLGLRRDDAAGWCALAICLTTLAFFAPRTAPSAASGAGLGASPAVTSVTVMLVVVAFLTPAANYGFDTIRERVDHAVLATATGVANMGGFTAIMIAAQLLGIGLDHLAPDGNYTWADFRQAWLAVGLTWGIGMIGYLASRQKVRARRRGNHA, from the coding sequence GTGAAAAATGAGGCGAAATCATCCCAGGTGCCGTTTGGCAAGGCGGTAGCGCTGTGGGCCACCGCATGCGCTGTCTATATCGTGGCGATCACGGGACGAACCTCTTTCGGCGTGGCCGGGGTGGAGGCCATCGATCGCTTCCACATCGACGCCTCCAGGCTTGCGGTATTTACCTCGGTGCAGGTGGGTGTCTATGCCCTGGCGCAGGTCCCGGTGGGGATGCTCATCGATCGCCTCGGCGCGCGCAGGCTGCTGTTTTATGGCGCGTTGGTGATGGCGGCCGGACAGATGGTGTTGGGGCTGGCGCCTAGCTACGCGGTGGCCATTGCCGCACGCGTGTTGGTCGGGGCCGGCGATGCCACCGCCTTCTTGTCGGTGATGCGGCTGCTTCCGCTGCTGTTTCCCGTTCGGCGCACGCCCTTGTTTTCGCAGCTGACCGGCGGCATGGGCCAGATTGGGCAGTTTTTGTCGGCGGTGCCTCTTTTGCAGGCAGTTCATGCCTTTGGCTGGTCGTGGGCGTTCGTCGGCTTGGGCGCGGTCGGGGTGATCGTGGCCGCGGCGGGCTATGTTTTCCTTTCCGGTACCGACCAGGCGGCGTCGGCAAGCAAGAATGCAGGCGGCCGCGGCATGCTGGGTGCGGTGCGGCAGGTGCTTGCACGCCCGGTGGTGTGGCAGGCGGTGTTTATTCACTGGACGGCGATGATGCCGATTTCGCTGTTTTTGCTCATGTGGGGCGTGCCGATGATGCGCCTGGGCATGGGGCTGTCGACCGCGCAGATCGGCACGGTGCTCACGCTGGTCACGGTGGCCAGCGTTGCCGCAGGTCCCGTGCACGGGGTGATTTCGGCGCGCCTGGGCCTGCGCCGCGACGATGCGGCCGGCTGGTGTGCGCTTGCCATTTGCTTGACGACGCTCGCCTTCTTCGCTCCCCGCACCGCCCCCAGTGCCGCGTCAGGCGCCGGGCTGGGCGCTAGCCCGGCCGTTACGTCCGTGACCGTCATGCTCGTGGTGGTGGCATTTCTGACGCCTGCAGCCAACTATGGTTTCGATACCATCCGCGAGCGGGTGGATCACGCCGTGCTGGCCACGGCCACCGGGGTTGCCAACATGGGTGGTTTTACCGCCATCATGATCGCAGCGCAGCTGCTGGGCATCGGCCTCGATCACCTAGCCCCCGACGGTAACTACACGTGGGCGGATTTTCGCCAGGCCTGGCTTGCGGTGGGCCTGACATGGGGTATCGGCATGATCGGCTACCTTGCCAGCCGCCAAAAGGTGCGCGCCCGACGCCGCGGAAACCACGCCTAG
- a CDS encoding NUDIX hydrolase — protein MATPEFILKLREKIGHDELWLPGVTAIVLEDVPAGAPITEVPKVLLVRRADNGEWTPVTGIIDPGEEAHVAAVREVKEETGLDVEVEALLGVGQVGPVTYDNGDVSNYMDTAIRCSVIGDPTPGLGDGENTEARWFSVMQMPPMKPRFRLLVGDGVAQLRRPEGFRPRMGYQKRDRRR, from the coding sequence GTGGCCACCCCAGAGTTCATTCTCAAGCTGCGCGAGAAGATCGGCCACGACGAGCTGTGGCTTCCCGGGGTCACCGCCATCGTCTTAGAAGACGTCCCCGCCGGCGCCCCGATCACCGAGGTGCCCAAGGTCCTGCTCGTGCGCCGCGCCGACAATGGCGAGTGGACCCCGGTGACCGGCATCATTGACCCCGGCGAGGAGGCGCATGTGGCCGCCGTGCGCGAGGTCAAAGAGGAGACGGGCCTCGACGTCGAAGTCGAGGCCCTGTTGGGAGTGGGGCAGGTGGGACCGGTCACCTATGACAACGGGGATGTGTCCAACTACATGGACACCGCCATCCGCTGCTCGGTGATAGGCGATCCCACCCCAGGGTTAGGCGACGGGGAAAACACCGAGGCCCGGTGGTTCTCGGTCATGCAGATGCCGCCGATGAAACCGCGCTTCAGACTGCTGGTCGGCGACGGCGTCGCCCAGCTGCGCCGCCCCGAGGGCTTCCGCCCGCGTATGGGCTATCAGAAGCGTGACCGGCGCCGTTAG
- the thrC gene encoding threonine synthase produces the protein MHFISTRDVNKTPARFTDILLGGLAPDGGLYLPESYPQLGDADLTRLRGVLDKGGYPALAAEVLKLFIDDIPAEDIEAITARAYTYPKFSSQEIVPVTKLEDGIYLGHLSEGPTAAFKDMAMQLLGELFEYELRRRGETLNILGATSGDTGSSAEYAMRGREGISVFMLTPAGRMTPFQQAQMFGLSDPNIFNIALDGVFDDCQDVVKAVSADAEFKKNNRIGAVNSINWARLMAQVVYYISSWIKVTESNDQKVSFCVPTGNFGDICAGHIAKQMGLPIDRLIVATNENDVLDEFFRTGDYRVRSSADTFETSSPSMDISRASNFERFIFDLLGRDAARTADLFGTQVKQGGFSLADDPAFGEAAARYGFGSGKSTHADRIATIRDCDSRLGVLIDPHTADGVKVARDWADKVDTPIVVLETALPVKFADTIKEATGHLPPVPERFAGIMDAPRQVFDLPNDAEVVKAFIAQHI, from the coding sequence GTGCACTTTATTTCAACTCGCGATGTAAACAAGACCCCTGCCCGCTTCACCGACATCCTGCTCGGCGGCCTCGCCCCAGACGGCGGCCTCTACCTGCCGGAGTCTTATCCGCAGCTCGGTGACGCTGACCTGACCCGCCTGCGCGGCGTCCTCGACAAGGGCGGCTACCCGGCGCTGGCCGCAGAGGTGCTCAAGCTGTTTATCGACGACATCCCCGCCGAGGACATCGAGGCGATCACCGCCCGCGCCTACACCTACCCGAAGTTCTCCTCGCAGGAGATCGTTCCAGTGACCAAGCTGGAGGACGGCATCTACTTAGGGCACCTGTCCGAGGGCCCCACGGCCGCCTTCAAGGACATGGCCATGCAGCTGCTTGGCGAGTTGTTCGAATACGAGCTGCGCCGCCGCGGCGAAACGCTCAATATCCTCGGCGCTACCTCGGGCGATACCGGCTCCTCGGCCGAGTACGCCATGCGCGGGCGCGAGGGCATTAGCGTGTTCATGCTCACCCCGGCAGGGCGCATGACGCCCTTCCAGCAGGCTCAGATGTTCGGCCTGAGCGACCCCAACATCTTCAACATCGCCCTCGACGGCGTCTTCGACGACTGCCAGGACGTGGTCAAGGCCGTCAGCGCCGACGCGGAGTTTAAGAAGAACAACCGCATCGGCGCGGTCAACTCGATCAACTGGGCGCGCCTGATGGCCCAGGTGGTCTACTACATCTCCTCGTGGATCAAGGTCACCGAGTCCAATGACCAAAAGGTCAGCTTCTGCGTGCCCACGGGCAACTTCGGCGACATTTGCGCCGGACACATCGCCAAGCAGATGGGCCTGCCCATTGACCGCCTGATCGTCGCCACCAACGAAAACGACGTCCTCGACGAGTTCTTCCGCACCGGCGACTACCGCGTGCGCAGCTCCGCGGACACCTTCGAGACCTCCTCGCCGTCCATGGACATCTCGCGCGCCTCCAACTTTGAGCGCTTCATCTTCGACCTGCTCGGCCGGGACGCCGCGCGCACCGCCGACCTGTTCGGCACCCAGGTCAAGCAGGGCGGCTTCTCGCTTGCCGACGACCCGGCCTTCGGCGAGGCAGCCGCCCGCTACGGCTTCGGCTCGGGCAAGTCCACCCACGCCGACCGCATCGCCACCATCCGCGACTGCGATTCCCGCCTGGGCGTGCTCATCGACCCGCACACCGCCGACGGCGTCAAGGTCGCCCGCGACTGGGCCGACAAGGTGGACACCCCGATCGTGGTGCTCGAGACCGCACTGCCGGTGAAGTTCGCCGACACGATCAAGGAAGCCACCGGGCACCTGCCACCAGTCCCGGAGCGCTTCGCGGGCATCATGGACGCCCCACGCCAGGTCTTCGACCTGCCCAACGACGCCGAGGTAGTCAAGGCGTTTATCGCGCAGCACATCTAG
- the glnA gene encoding type I glutamate--ammonia ligase, whose amino-acid sequence MESQMDYVLRTVEERDIRFVRLWFTDILGYLKSVSVAPAELESAFEEGIGFDGSAIEGFSRISESDTIALPDPSTFQLLPFDQDEPRLRTARMFCDISNPDGQPFYSDPRQVLRRQVQKAADEGFSCMVSSEIEFYLVKSLKTDGQPPIPTDNGGYFDQASHNDAPKFRRSAMLALEDMGIPVEFSHHETAPGQQEIDLRHADALTMADNIMTFRHIMKQVALVNGVGATFMPKPFKDHAGSAMHTHMSLFEGDINAFHDPDDEYSLSKTAKQFIAGILTHANEFSAITNQWTNSYKRILFGNEAPTAATWGASNRSALVRVPTYRMAKAESRRVEVRSPDSACNPYLAIAVLLGAGLRGIREGYELPDPAEEDLALLTRRERKAMGYADLPSSLDQALREMERSEFVADILGEHVFEFFLRNKWREWHDYQQQITPWELANNLEY is encoded by the coding sequence ATGGAATCACAGATGGACTACGTACTGCGCACCGTGGAAGAAAGAGACATCCGCTTCGTGCGCCTTTGGTTTACAGACATCCTGGGTTATCTCAAGTCGGTGTCGGTGGCTCCCGCGGAGCTCGAGTCAGCCTTCGAGGAGGGCATCGGCTTCGACGGATCCGCCATCGAGGGCTTTTCCCGCATCTCCGAGTCTGACACCATCGCCTTGCCGGACCCATCCACGTTCCAGCTTTTGCCCTTCGACCAGGATGAGCCGCGCCTGCGCACCGCGCGCATGTTCTGCGACATCTCCAACCCGGACGGCCAGCCCTTCTATTCCGACCCGCGCCAGGTGCTGCGCCGTCAGGTGCAAAAGGCCGCCGACGAGGGCTTTTCCTGCATGGTCTCCTCCGAGATCGAGTTCTATCTCGTCAAGTCGCTCAAAACCGATGGGCAGCCGCCCATCCCCACCGACAACGGCGGTTACTTCGATCAGGCCAGCCACAATGACGCCCCGAAGTTTCGCCGCTCGGCGATGCTCGCGCTGGAAGACATGGGCATCCCGGTGGAGTTCTCCCACCACGAAACAGCCCCCGGGCAGCAAGAGATCGACCTTCGCCACGCCGACGCGTTGACCATGGCCGATAACATCATGACCTTCCGCCACATCATGAAGCAGGTGGCACTGGTCAACGGGGTAGGGGCCACGTTCATGCCCAAGCCCTTCAAGGACCACGCGGGCTCGGCCATGCACACCCACATGTCGCTATTCGAAGGCGATATCAACGCCTTCCACGACCCCGACGACGAATATTCCCTGTCCAAGACCGCCAAGCAGTTCATCGCCGGCATCTTGACCCACGCCAACGAGTTCTCCGCCATCACCAACCAGTGGACCAACTCCTATAAGCGCATCCTCTTCGGCAACGAGGCCCCCACCGCCGCCACCTGGGGCGCGTCCAACCGCTCCGCGCTCGTGCGCGTGCCCACCTACCGCATGGCCAAGGCTGAGTCGCGCCGGGTGGAGGTGCGCTCCCCGGATTCGGCGTGCAACCCGTACCTGGCGATCGCGGTCTTGCTCGGCGCAGGCCTGCGGGGTATCCGCGAGGGCTACGAGCTGCCGGATCCGGCCGAGGAGGATCTGGCCTTGCTCACCCGCCGCGAGCGCAAGGCCATGGGTTATGCAGACCTGCCCTCCAGCTTGGATCAGGCGCTGCGCGAGATGGAACGCTCCGAGTTCGTCGCCGACATCCTCGGCGAGCACGTCTTCGAGTTCTTCCTGCGCAACAAGTGGCGCGAGTGGCACGACTACCAGCAGCAGATCACCCCCTGGGAACTGGCCAACAACCTCGAGTACTAA
- a CDS encoding bifunctional [glutamine synthetase] adenylyltransferase/[glutamine synthetase]-adenylyl-L-tyrosine phosphorylase: MPHPRTTRNALPTLAALNLHGRNAASDLEWLGWMNESSIDLLWALTGAADADLALNNLIRLMQGLDAAGGNHADIDARMRSDLAFRVRLIALLGASSVLGDHLAANPQQWKLLTLPLPTVEEMLAELLGVVEAVPADFAIAPDAAGPVTEPDTASPGLDSVGTYRAGIGGAEAEQLLRRTYRSLLMRIAACDLAGTYPADDRRKGQPEVPFSTVTHALADLADAALTAALAVAVRNTYGDDPVDARLGIIAMGKCGARELNYISDVDVIFVAEPASPSATHLASEFIRIGCRCYFEVDAALRPEGKRGALVRTVESHITYYKRWAETWEFQAMLKGRPMTGSIPLGKHYRNLLEPMVWTASQRESFVDDVQAMRRRVLENVPKALKERELKLGVGGLRDVEFAVQLLQLVHGRSDESLRTLATVDALKALVEGGYVGREDGQALIDAYAFLRMLEHRLQLQKVKRTHTLPAPEDEKNMRWLAHAAGFRGDGRHSSIEVLGEKLRRVRIQISQLHNQLFYRPLLNSVVSMSVDTLKLSPEAAKLQLQALGYRFPDRAVEHLTALATGASRKAKIQEMLLPTLMEWLSGTADPDAGLLNYRKLSDAARDRTWFLRMLRDEGIVGKRLMRILGNSPFTADLIISAPDSVKLLGDGAHGPKLLETPFDQACTSLVRAAGRHDDPDFAINVARSMRRAELSRIASADLLGMLSVHDVCKRLSSVWDAVLEAALNAEIATSLRDRAAEGLGETAPAAITVIGMGRLGGAELGYGSDADVMFVCDPAEGVPENDAVRWAIEVCDRMRTRLSKPTGDPPLEVDLGLRPEGRSGAVVRTLESYDQYYQRWGESWEIQALLRATWIAGDPDLGERFLRMIDKYRYPAGGISDKTIREVRRMKARVDNERLPRGADRNTHTKLGRGGLSDIEWTVQLLTMMHAHEYPGLHNTSTIETLHVIREEGIIPAEQVDILEEAWNTATRARNAIVLVRGKRMDQIPHQAQQLAAVAGAAGWDPSEYQEFLDNYLKVTRRARKVVDEVFWGESSAELGR; this comes from the coding sequence ATGCCGCATCCCCGCACCACCCGCAACGCCTTGCCGACGTTGGCCGCGCTCAACCTGCACGGCCGCAACGCCGCCAGCGACCTCGAATGGCTTGGCTGGATGAACGAATCCTCCATCGATCTTTTGTGGGCATTAACCGGCGCCGCCGACGCCGACCTGGCGCTCAACAACCTCATCCGGCTCATGCAGGGACTCGACGCCGCCGGCGGCAACCACGCGGACATCGATGCCCGCATGCGCTCCGACCTGGCTTTTAGGGTGCGCCTCATCGCGCTGCTCGGAGCCTCCTCGGTACTCGGGGACCACCTGGCAGCCAACCCCCAGCAATGGAAGCTGCTCACCCTGCCCCTGCCCACCGTGGAGGAGATGCTCGCCGAGCTGCTCGGGGTGGTCGAGGCGGTGCCTGCGGACTTCGCCATCGCCCCGGACGCGGCGGGACCGGTAACCGAACCGGATACGGCAAGCCCTGGCCTTGATAGCGTGGGAACCTACCGGGCCGGCATCGGCGGGGCTGAAGCCGAGCAACTCTTGCGGCGCACCTACCGCAGCCTGCTCATGCGCATCGCCGCCTGTGATCTTGCCGGAACCTACCCGGCCGACGACAGGCGCAAGGGACAGCCCGAGGTGCCCTTTAGCACCGTCACCCATGCCCTGGCCGACCTCGCCGACGCAGCGCTGACGGCCGCGCTGGCGGTGGCGGTGCGCAACACCTACGGCGACGATCCCGTCGACGCGCGGCTTGGCATCATCGCCATGGGCAAGTGCGGCGCCCGCGAGCTCAACTACATCTCCGACGTGGACGTCATCTTCGTCGCCGAACCGGCCAGCCCTTCTGCCACCCACCTCGCCAGCGAATTCATCCGCATCGGCTGCCGCTGCTACTTCGAGGTCGACGCCGCACTGCGCCCGGAGGGCAAACGCGGCGCGCTCGTGCGCACGGTGGAATCGCACATCACCTACTACAAGCGCTGGGCGGAGACCTGGGAATTCCAGGCCATGCTCAAGGGCCGGCCGATGACCGGCTCGATCCCGCTGGGCAAGCACTACCGCAACCTACTCGAGCCCATGGTGTGGACCGCCAGCCAGCGCGAGTCCTTCGTCGATGACGTCCAAGCCATGCGCCGACGCGTGCTGGAAAACGTGCCCAAGGCACTCAAGGAGCGCGAGCTGAAACTGGGCGTGGGCGGCCTGCGCGACGTGGAGTTCGCCGTGCAGCTACTCCAGCTCGTCCACGGGCGTTCCGACGAATCCCTGCGCACGCTCGCCACCGTGGACGCGCTGAAGGCCCTGGTTGAGGGCGGCTACGTCGGCCGGGAGGACGGGCAGGCGCTCATCGATGCCTACGCCTTCCTGCGCATGCTCGAACACCGCCTCCAGCTGCAAAAAGTCAAGCGCACCCACACCCTGCCGGCGCCGGAGGACGAGAAGAACATGCGCTGGCTGGCCCATGCCGCCGGCTTCCGCGGCGACGGACGACACAGCTCCATCGAAGTCCTGGGCGAGAAGCTGCGCCGGGTGCGCATCCAGATCTCCCAGCTGCACAATCAGCTGTTCTACCGGCCGCTGCTCAACTCCGTGGTCTCGATGTCCGTGGACACCCTCAAGCTGTCCCCGGAGGCCGCCAAGCTGCAGCTGCAGGCGCTCGGCTACCGCTTCCCGGATCGCGCGGTCGAACACCTCACCGCGCTGGCCACCGGCGCCTCCCGCAAGGCTAAGATCCAGGAAATGCTGCTGCCCACGCTCATGGAGTGGCTCTCGGGCACCGCCGACCCGGATGCGGGCCTGCTCAACTACCGCAAGCTTTCCGACGCCGCCCGCGATCGCACGTGGTTTCTGCGCATGCTGCGCGACGAAGGCATCGTGGGCAAAAGGCTCATGCGAATCTTGGGTAACTCGCCCTTCACCGCCGACCTCATCATCTCCGCGCCGGACTCGGTGAAGCTGTTGGGCGACGGCGCCCACGGCCCCAAACTCCTGGAAACCCCCTTCGATCAGGCCTGCACCTCGCTGGTGCGCGCCGCCGGGCGCCACGATGACCCGGACTTTGCCATCAACGTCGCCCGCTCGATGCGCCGGGCGGAGCTCTCGCGCATTGCCTCGGCGGACCTATTGGGAATGCTCAGCGTGCACGACGTGTGCAAGCGCCTGTCCTCGGTGTGGGACGCCGTGCTCGAGGCGGCACTCAATGCCGAAATCGCCACCTCCCTGCGCGATCGCGCAGCCGAGGGGCTGGGGGAGACCGCGCCCGCCGCGATCACCGTGATCGGCATGGGCCGCCTGGGCGGCGCGGAGCTGGGCTACGGATCGGATGCGGACGTGATGTTTGTGTGCGACCCGGCTGAGGGCGTGCCCGAAAACGACGCCGTGCGCTGGGCTATTGAGGTCTGCGATCGGATGCGCACCCGGCTGTCCAAGCCCACCGGGGATCCGCCGCTGGAGGTCGACCTGGGCCTGCGCCCCGAGGGGCGTTCGGGCGCGGTGGTGCGCACCCTGGAGTCCTATGACCAGTACTACCAGCGCTGGGGCGAGTCCTGGGAAATCCAGGCGCTGCTGCGGGCCACCTGGATCGCGGGCGACCCCGATCTCGGCGAGCGTTTCTTGCGCATGATTGATAAGTACCGCTACCCGGCAGGCGGGATCAGCGACAAGACCATCCGCGAGGTGCGCCGCATGAAGGCGCGCGTGGACAACGAGCGCCTGCCGCGCGGCGCCGATCGCAACACCCACACCAAGCTCGGCCGCGGTGGCCTCTCGGACATCGAGTGGACGGTGCAGCTTTTGACCATGATGCACGCCCACGAGTACCCGGGCCTGCACAACACCTCCACGATCGAAACGCTCCACGTCATCCGCGAGGAGGGGATCATCCCCGCCGAGCAGGTCGATATCCTAGAGGAAGCTTGGAACACCGCGACGCGGGCCCGCAACGCGATCGTGCTCGTGCGCGGCAAGCGGATGGATCAGATCCCGCACCAGGCCCAGCAGCTGGCCGCCGTCGCCGGCGCCGCGGGCTGGGATCCCAGCGAGTACCAGGAGTTCCTGGACAACTACCTGAAGGTCACCAGGCGCGCCCGCAAGGTGGTCGATGAGGTCTTCTGGGGCGAATCCAGCGCGGAGTTGGGCAGGTAA
- a CDS encoding CYTH and CHAD domain-containing protein, whose amino-acid sequence MGINKQLEVELKFEVSPEASAPLLGAVEHVVSVEPEQVHHLSAVYYDTDDLRLSRAKIALRRRTGGKDEGWHIKMPGQGGRVEIQAPLDASKSPDNDQVPEELMGAIRHLVRVKPLQPIARVDNERHEVVGLGVDGEPVAELCDDHVTSWSYLPGGVENSWREWEVEVTSHAQELGITEAVLRSARGIIEAAGGRVSDSPSKLVMALGDSVANVKIPEPVATLDKDNPAAAVLAALKRNRDKLLEYDPRVRRDEFDSVHQMRVATRELRSHMQTFEGILTGEKYLSLEEHLKQLAGILGQARDAEVIAARFKELLTLDEASVLDDATRAHLEGDMQRQYELAHRRVVRTLDDPRYWQMLDDLDDILANPPLAEQSVDDADTHDTGTPATGAAAADAADATDATDAVQPANKAKPAQKRSPEEILLAHLKTAFKKLHARHELATAGLGDSELSLHAKEERFHDIRKAAKKLRYSAEAVGDATSLNTKKLYQACKQMQEVLGDFQDAVTARDKVTHFAEAARRAGEDTFGYGVVYSIEHHQGLEALSRYDDTYEAVTSAYKALIKKAGK is encoded by the coding sequence ATGGGCATTAATAAGCAACTGGAAGTCGAGTTGAAGTTTGAGGTTTCCCCGGAGGCTTCGGCTCCCCTCCTTGGGGCTGTGGAGCACGTCGTTTCCGTGGAACCGGAGCAGGTGCATCACCTCTCGGCGGTGTACTACGACACAGATGACCTGCGCCTGTCGCGCGCCAAGATTGCGCTTCGTCGTCGCACCGGCGGCAAGGACGAAGGCTGGCATATCAAGATGCCAGGGCAAGGAGGCCGCGTGGAGATTCAGGCCCCGCTCGATGCTTCGAAGTCCCCGGACAACGATCAGGTGCCCGAGGAGTTGATGGGGGCCATCCGCCACCTGGTGCGGGTCAAGCCGCTGCAGCCCATCGCCCGGGTGGACAATGAGCGCCACGAGGTCGTAGGCCTCGGCGTCGACGGTGAGCCGGTGGCCGAGCTGTGCGACGACCACGTCACCTCGTGGTCGTATCTGCCTGGCGGGGTGGAAAATAGTTGGCGCGAGTGGGAGGTGGAGGTCACCTCCCACGCCCAGGAGCTCGGCATCACCGAGGCGGTGCTGCGTTCTGCCCGCGGCATCATCGAAGCCGCCGGTGGGCGCGTATCCGATAGCCCGTCGAAGCTGGTCATGGCCTTGGGCGATTCGGTTGCCAATGTGAAGATCCCGGAGCCGGTTGCCACCTTGGACAAGGACAACCCGGCGGCGGCCGTGCTGGCCGCGCTCAAGCGCAATCGGGACAAGCTGCTCGAATATGATCCGCGGGTGCGCCGCGATGAGTTCGATTCGGTACATCAGATGCGCGTGGCCACCCGCGAGCTGCGCAGCCACATGCAGACCTTTGAGGGCATCCTCACGGGTGAGAAGTACCTTTCCTTGGAGGAGCACCTCAAGCAGCTGGCGGGCATTTTGGGTCAGGCCCGCGATGCGGAGGTGATCGCCGCGCGTTTCAAGGAGCTGTTGACCCTCGACGAGGCCTCCGTGCTCGATGACGCCACCCGCGCCCACCTGGAAGGCGACATGCAGCGCCAGTACGAGCTGGCGCACCGCAGGGTGGTGCGCACGCTGGATGATCCGCGCTACTGGCAGATGCTCGATGATCTCGACGACATCCTGGCCAACCCGCCGCTGGCCGAGCAGTCCGTCGACGACGCCGACACGCACGACACCGGCACTCCCGCGACCGGCGCAGCCGCCGCCGACGCCGCCGACGCCACCGACGCCACAGACGCCGTGCAGCCTGCCAATAAGGCCAAGCCGGCACAGAAGCGCTCCCCCGAGGAGATCCTGCTGGCTCACCTCAAGACTGCTTTCAAAAAGCTGCACGCACGCCACGAGCTGGCCACGGCCGGGCTGGGCGATTCCGAGTTGAGCCTGCATGCCAAGGAGGAGCGGTTCCACGATATCCGCAAGGCAGCCAAGAAGCTGCGCTACTCGGCGGAGGCGGTCGGCGATGCCACGAGCCTAAACACGAAGAAGCTGTACCAGGCCTGCAAGCAGATGCAGGAGGTACTGGGTGATTTCCAGGATGCGGTAACCGCCCGCGATAAGGTCACCCATTTCGCCGAGGCGGCCCGGCGCGCGGGCGAGGACACCTTTGGCTATGGTGTGGTCTACTCCATCGAGCACCACCAGGGTCTAGAAGCGCTGTCTCGCTATGACGACACCTATGAGGCCGTCACCAGTGCCTATAAGGCGCTGATCAAAAAGGCCGGGAAGTAG